TACCCCTGGAAGCTCTTCAATGGTAATTACCTTCATGATGCCTTCCCCTCCTTTTAAATTTAACAGGACGCAGATTTGCGCAGATATTCACAGATAATAAACTACCCCGCCGCAAGCGGCGGGTAATAAACCCTAAAGTGATTTAAGGTCATTTTGAGTACTGGTTAAGATGAAACCTTCAGCAAATCCTGATGCCGCATCTCTTTTAAGTGGGCTTCGATAGAGGCGACCACATTGGGATTCAGGAAGGTTTCGGGAAGGCCGAGATCCTTCAGAACCCGGGCGCATAATTCTTTTATGGCGAGGGAGGGAGAAGCAGCGATTCGCTTACGGAGGATCTCATGAAGGTTTTGAAAATAGCTTAACCCTTCATCCATCCCTTCGTATGCCCTGTCTCCAAGGGCAGGGTCATTCCAAGAAGACAATAAAACTTTTACTCCTTTAATCTGCTTTAATTTTCTTATGGATTTGATGGATTCGAGAACGTCCGCATAGATGGGAACCCCACCCTTAACCGGGATCGCATCTCCTGAGAATAATGCCCCCTCTTCCGGGAACCATAGAGAAATCATCCCCCGCGAATGACCAGGGGTATGGATGACTTTTAACATCTGCCCGGCGCCCAGATCCAAGTGATCCCCATCACGAATGACCATGTCGACTTCTACCGCGCTTTTCACAAAGGAATAGAAAGTTCCTGTTGGGCGTTCCCGAAATTGTAAATCAATATTCTCTATCCATTGCTTCTCTTCCCGATGGATGGCCACCCGACATCCGGAAAACCTTTTTATTTCTGCGCTGGCCCCGATGTGATCGGGATGAGAATGCGTCTGCACCAGCAGGGTTATTTCGGCGGGATTACGGCCGGTTTTCTTGATATATTCGAAAATCTGCTCCTCGGAAGAGAGAATCCCGCTGTCAATGAGGCAAATTTTTTCCCCATAGATAAGGTAGACGTAAACAAATCGAGGGGATAGCCGAAAAGGTATTTTTAACGCATGGATATGTTCTGTGACCTGCATCTTTTCTCCCCCTTTTACTGCCGATGATTGCTCTCCTTCACTTTCGAATTTTCTTTTTATTCTGGCCCTGTTTACCCTAATTCATCTAGAGCCCTTTTTAACCCTTCCATCCCGGCTTCCAGTTTTTCTATCGATGTGGCAAAGGAGATCCGAAAATGTTTCTGACCATTCGCTCCAAATTCAGTCCCGCTCCTCACTAATATTCCCTTGGCAAACAAATAATCCGTCATTTCCCGACTGGTGAACGAATGCTGGAACCGGGGAAAGAAATAAAAAGCTCCTTCACAGGCAGAGGTGGAAAGCCTCTCCATCCCTTTCAGTCTTTGTTCGACCAATCGCTTGCGTCTTTCATACTCCTTCCTCATCGACTCCACGCAATCCTGAGAACCCTTGATGGCGGCGATACAGGCCCGCTGGGCCACGGTATTGGGACAGGTGACCAAAGCCTTGTGAAATGTGACCAGGTCTTTTATGATCTGGGAATCCGCCACCAGGTACCCCACTCTCCAGCCGGTCATGGCATAGGTTTTCGAAAAACTATTGAGGAGAATGGCCTGTTTTTTCATTTCTTCAACCTGGCAGATTGAAAAATGTTTAATCCCACCATAGAGGTACTTGTAATAAACTTCATCCACAATCAAAAGAAGACCCTGTTCCTGGGCAATCCGGGCGAGACTGCGGATCTCCTTCTCCTGCAGCACCCTTCCGGTTGGGTTGCTGGGGTTGGATATGAAGATCATCTTCGTCTTTTTAGATATCCGCCCTTCAATGGTTTGGAAATCGAGATGAAAATTCTCCATCAGGGGGACAAAAAGAGTGTTCCCGCCAAAAAGCGCAACGGAATCGGCATAGGCAGAGTACTCGGGGTCCAAGATTAAAACTTCATCGCCGGGATTGAGATAGGTCGCACAGATCACGTGGATGGCCTCCATTCCCCCCACGGTAATCAGAACCTCCTCCGGTTTGCGCTGCACGCCGTAGTCGCGTTGCAGGCTAAAACAGATGGCCTCCCTGAGTTCTTCGTCCCCGAAAGCATTGCCATAGTGGGTAAAATTATCGCTCATGGCCTTGGTGGCCGCTTCCTGAATATGGAGGGGCGTGGGCAAATCAGGTTCCCCCAAATCCAACCGGATGGCATCTTTAGGGATACTAATCTTTCTTTGAGCCCGTTCCGAACCTTGTAGTCGTTTGACCCTGGCAGATTTTTCCAACATCCCAGCTCTCCTTGTTAAAATTTATGATGCGGCTGGGCGAATATTTGTTACGCAAAAAAAGACAATCTCTGGCGCTACGGAACGTTTTGACAAATGAGCGGAGAACATAATCCACAACGTCCCTATTTTATATCACAGATTTGGTTTCTGATCGATCAACTTCTTTAATCTCCTTGGGGGACAGAGGCGGGATCTCTGATGGAGTTACTCGGACTTCTTCTGATTTTACCCTATGCGTTCAGCTTCTCCGCCCGCCGTCGGTGCCTCTTATCGGCGGAGAGGATAGTTTTGCGTAGACGGATACTGCGGGGGGTGACTTCCACCATCTCGTCGTCCTTGATGAACTCAATGACCCTCTCCATGGTCAACGGGATCACCGGAGTCAGTTGAATGCTGTCGTCCTTGTTGGAGGCACGCATGTTGGTCAATTTCTTCATCTTACACGGGTTGACATTGATGTCGTTCTCCCGGTTGTGTTCCCCGATGACCATTCCCTCGTAGACTGGCTCTCCGGGCATCAAAAAGAGGCTACCCCGGGGCTCCAGGTTGAAGAGGGCGTAGGACACGGCCTCCCCCTCCCGGTCGGAGACCAGGGATCCGGTCATGCGCAGAGGGAAGTCCCCGCGGTACTCCTCATAGCCTTTCAGGTAGGAGTTCATAATCCCGGTTCCCTTGGTGTCGGTCAGGAATTCATTGCGGTACCCGATCAGGGAGCGCGAAGGGATGGTGAACTCCAGGCGGACGCGGCCGCTTCCGTGGTTCACCAGGTTCACCATGCGCCCCTTCCGCCGGGAGAGTTTCTCGGAGACTACGCCGATGAAGTTCTCGGCACAGTCGATGAAAAGGTGTTCGATAGGCTCAAGAGTCTTCGCGCCTCTCTGCTTATAGATGACCTGGGGGCGGCCGACCGTAAGCTCAAACCCCTCCCGCCGCATGGTCTCGATCAGGATGGCCATCTGAAACTCCCCGCGCCCCTTGACGATGAAGCTGTCCGCCTCCTCAGCGTCTTCCATGCGGATGGCCACGTTGCGCAGGGATTCCCGATAGAGGCGCTCGCGGATCTTGCCAGGTTGCACGTATTTCCCTTCTTTCCCGGACAAAGGAGAGGTGTTGCTGGTGAAGAGCATTGAGATGGTCGGCTCGTCGACGGAGATCCGCGGCAGGGCCTTGGGTGCCTCGCGGGTGCAGATGGTGTCGCCGATCTCCACGTCTTTGATCCCCGCCAGGATGATAATATCCCCCGGCTGGGCCGATTTCACTTCTTGCAGGTTGATCCCGTCGTACACCTGGAGTTTGGAGATCCGGAGCGGGATGTCCTTCCCTTCCCTGTTCAGGCAGACCAGGTCCTCATTGCACCCCGCTGTGCCGTGAAAGACCTTGCCCACGGCCAGGCGCCCGAGGTAATCGGAGTAGTCCAGGTCGGCCACCAGCATCTGGAACGGCTCATCCGGGTCATACGCGGGCGGCGGGATCTCATCGAGAATGGCCTGGAAGAGGGGCGTAAGGTCCTGCCCCTTCTCCTCCGCGGTCTTCTGAGCGACCCCCTCCCTGCCAATGGCGTAGAGAATAGGAAAATCGATCTGGTCTTCCGTGGCGTCCAGGTCGAAGAAGAGGTTATAGATTTCGTCTAGCACCTCCTGCGGCCGGGCGTCCTTGCGGTCAATCTTGTTGACTACCACGATGATCTTCAAGCCGGATTCCAGGGCCTTCTTGAGTACAAACCGCGTCTGGGGCAGAGGGCCTTCCGAGGCGTCCACCAGCAGGAGAACGCCGTCTACCATCATGAGCGCCCGCTCCACCTCCCCGCCGAAGTCGGCGTGGCCTGGAGTGTCCAGGATGTTGATCTTGACGTCGTGCCAGTAGACCGAACAGTTCTTGGCAGCGATGGTGATCCCTCTTTCTCGCTCCAGATCCAGAGAGTCCATGACCCTCTCCATCACCTCCTGGCCGGGGCGAAATACGCCGCTTTGTTTGAACATATGGTCCACCAACGTGGTCTTGCCGTGGTCGACGTGGGCGATAATGGCTATATTCCTTAACTTTAAATTGGGCACGTTTCTTTTCATAATTTTCGTAATAAAAGCTTTTTATTCGATATGGCCATGATTAACAAATCTTCTTTCGCAATCTGGGATTGAAAAACATAAGTGGCAGAACAAAGTAGGGAGGAACCGAAGAAATTCTTTGTAAGCTATCAGGTGACTACTCTGTATGGATTCGGACGGGTGAAATTTCTTTTTCTCTTCCTCGGGAGAGCTTTCATGGCCCAGGCGTCAAAACCACCACTTTGATGCTTTGAATTTCCTACTTCAAGGCCCGATAATGCCCTTTTGGCTTTAAATACTACTTCCTAACCATTAATATATCATACAATGCCTAAATTTAATAGGACGCAGATTTGCGCAGATAACAACAAATAATTATTTTCTTTTTAGTTTATCCTGATAATCTGTGTACATCCGTGTCCAAAAAGGAAATTTCTATACAATAAATTTACATGTTTGCAATAGGGGAGATGGTCCTTTTAATTCCGTTATTTTTTAGTTTGGTATAAGGCCTATTGGGATTTATTTTGAGCAGCACGTATTGCGGCCTTGGTCCTCGGTTTTTTCTCCGCCCTGTGCGCTGGCATCACCCACTATGGAACTGGGCCTGCCCCCATCTACTTTAATGCTGGGTATATGGACCAGAAAACCTGGTGGAAATTTGGGCTGATCATCTCCTTTGTCAACATTGCCATCTGGATGGGCGCCGGCTTCACCTGGTGGAAGGTTCTCGGATTGTGGTAGAAAAGGTTGACCGGCGAGAAGAATTGTCTCTGAGACAAACCGCGCCCTATTGAAATCACCGTCTGGAAGATTGGTCCTTCTACCTTTGGGGTTAGGCAAATGAAATAAGGTATTTTCTCTCCTTTGATATAGCAAAACGCACCCCATACCTTATTACCATTGCCTGGCCCCCACCAAAACTGACATTGAATCGGAAGAGCAGAAGCGGTTGGCGCCATTGATCTTCCGCAGCTTCGAAAAATTAAAGGCTACCAACGGGCGCTGAAGATTGCTGTGCGACGCATCCATCGCGAACTAACGGTGGGATTACCCTAACTGTCCGTTCGTGAAGTCGCCTAAGCTGATAATCCTCCGAAACGGGCCTTCCCTTAGTCCATCTTGGATATTAAAGAATTACACTCAAGGGGCATCCTCATGGTTTAGGTAGACACACCACTACAAATGTATCCTGGTTAGAGGTTCCGATTGAACTTGTGAATAAGATATCTTGGGATATGCAAATTTAGTATAGCCAGTGTAGTCTCCTCCGTAAGCAGAGACTTTACTGTTGCCTCGCCTCCACTTTGACTTCAAATGTCTTCTTATTAAACCACCCCTCGTACAGAATCAATTCCGGGTGTTCGCCCAGCGAAGTGAAATTTTTTATAGATATTTTCAATGCGTTAGCCTTGGCTTGGTCAAAAACTCTTACCTCGAAGACATCTTTTTCGTTTCCCTTATTCTTCATCACAGCCTTAAGGTTCCAAACCCAATCTGGATTCTTTCCTAAGTTTACAACTAAATACCGCCCTACAGCCTCAGGAATACTTTTGGCGGATGACTCCTTCTCTCCATTAGATTTTTTTTTCCAAAACATGGGAGTCCTCCTTTCGTAGGTTTTAAAATTGGTTGCCCTTTATTAAGCTTCTGCCCAAATCTGCTCTTTCTTTTTCAAAATTCATGATCCCCCCCAAAATACTTGCATTCTTGGAGAATTCTGATATAGGATAATTTAATGATGAATAGATTAACATGATCTTATTTTCATTTTCAAGAAATTTTTTATCCCTTGAGGAGGTTTACTCAAAATGGCGGAATGGACTTTTCTCACCAACCATGCCATAGTTCTCATCTTTTTGGCCAAGCAACCATCAATTAAAAAAAATACCTTTGAACAGGCAGCGCTTTTTCCCAGACGATCCGCCGCCTCCGGGTCGTAATTCGGCAGCAGCCCGGTTGGCGTTAACAGTCCATCCAGGCCCTGTAGTCCGATCAAAAAGAAAAAATAAGAACTTTGAACTTGGTAAGAAGGCAAGCCCTAAGGGGAGGTCCAGGAGCATGAGCCCCCGGGCCTCAAATGATTAATGCCCCGAGGGGTTTTGGAGAAATTTAAAGAAGTCGCCCTTCGTCGATAAAACCAACCAGTCTTTCTCCGACAGAGTGGTTTTATAGGTATCCATCGTTTTCAGGAATTGGTAAAAGGCCCTGGATTCCGCGCTTTGATTATAGGCTTGGGCATAGATGGTGGTGGCCTCGGCATCCGCTTTTCCTTTGATTTCTTGCGCCAGCCGATAGGCATCCGATTGGATCTTTTTCAAATCCCGTTCTTTGTCTCCCAAAATTTTAGCAGCCTCCCCTTGGCCTTCCGAGCGGAATTTATCGGCGATTCGTTTGCGCTCGGAGATCATCCGCTCGTATATCTTCTTTTGCACCTCTTCAACATAGTTGATCCGTTTAAATCGGATGTCCAGTAATTCAATCCCAAGTACCGTTAAACGGGGGGCGGCGGCCTCGATAATCATCCGGGTAATTTTCTCTCTACCGAGCTCAATCCGGAGGTTTATTTCAGAGTCCTGAATTTCCTCCAATTCTTCACTAGCTTCCAATTTGCGATTCGTTGAACGGATGATTTCCACCAAATTATGGTTGGCAATGGCGTTGCGGGTCAACCCATCCAGGATGTCATCCAGCCGGGTTTTGGCCCCCCGTTCGTCCCGCACCCGCTGGAAGAACAGGAGAGGATCGTGGATCCGCCAGCGGGCGTAACTGTCCACCCAGACAAACCTTTTATCCTTGGTTGGAATCTGGTTGGGATCGCCATCCCAGGCTAAAAACCGCTTGTCAAAAAAATTGGCGATTTGAATGATGGGCAGTTTAAAATGAATCCCCGCTTCAACAATGGGCTTCCCCACCGGTTTTCCGAATTGGGTAATAACGACTT
The Deltaproteobacteria bacterium genome window above contains:
- a CDS encoding MBL fold metallo-hydrolase, which codes for MQVTEHIHALKIPFRLSPRFVYVYLIYGEKICLIDSGILSSEEQIFEYIKKTGRNPAEITLLVQTHSHPDHIGASAEIKRFSGCRVAIHREEKQWIENIDLQFRERPTGTFYSFVKSAVEVDMVIRDGDHLDLGAGQMLKVIHTPGHSRGMISLWFPEEGALFSGDAIPVKGGVPIYADVLESIKSIRKLKQIKGVKVLLSSWNDPALGDRAYEGMDEGLSYFQNLHEILRKRIAASPSLAIKELCARVLKDLGLPETFLNPNVVASIEAHLKEMRHQDLLKVSS
- a CDS encoding pyridoxal phosphate-dependent aminotransferase, coding for MLEKSARVKRLQGSERAQRKISIPKDAIRLDLGEPDLPTPLHIQEAATKAMSDNFTHYGNAFGDEELREAICFSLQRDYGVQRKPEEVLITVGGMEAIHVICATYLNPGDEVLILDPEYSAYADSVALFGGNTLFVPLMENFHLDFQTIEGRISKKTKMIFISNPSNPTGRVLQEKEIRSLARIAQEQGLLLIVDEVYYKYLYGGIKHFSICQVEEMKKQAILLNSFSKTYAMTGWRVGYLVADSQIIKDLVTFHKALVTCPNTVAQRACIAAIKGSQDCVESMRKEYERRKRLVEQRLKGMERLSTSACEGAFYFFPRFQHSFTSREMTDYLFAKGILVRSGTEFGANGQKHFRISFATSIEKLEAGMEGLKRALDELG
- the typA gene encoding translational GTPase TypA, whose protein sequence is MKRNVPNLKLRNIAIIAHVDHGKTTLVDHMFKQSGVFRPGQEVMERVMDSLDLERERGITIAAKNCSVYWHDVKINILDTPGHADFGGEVERALMMVDGVLLLVDASEGPLPQTRFVLKKALESGLKIIVVVNKIDRKDARPQEVLDEIYNLFFDLDATEDQIDFPILYAIGREGVAQKTAEEKGQDLTPLFQAILDEIPPPAYDPDEPFQMLVADLDYSDYLGRLAVGKVFHGTAGCNEDLVCLNREGKDIPLRISKLQVYDGINLQEVKSAQPGDIIILAGIKDVEIGDTICTREAPKALPRISVDEPTISMLFTSNTSPLSGKEGKYVQPGKIRERLYRESLRNVAIRMEDAEEADSFIVKGRGEFQMAILIETMRREGFELTVGRPQVIYKQRGAKTLEPIEHLFIDCAENFIGVVSEKLSRRKGRMVNLVNHGSGRVRLEFTIPSRSLIGYRNEFLTDTKGTGIMNSYLKGYEEYRGDFPLRMTGSLVSDREGEAVSYALFNLEPRGSLFLMPGEPVYEGMVIGEHNRENDINVNPCKMKKLTNMRASNKDDSIQLTPVIPLTMERVIEFIKDDEMVEVTPRSIRLRKTILSADKRHRRRAEKLNA
- the hflC gene encoding protease modulator HflC, yielding MNSPKYKIFGGLVILVIVGLILLFSSAFVVNETEQVVITQFGKPVGKPIVEAGIHFKLPIIQIANFFDKRFLAWDGDPNQIPTKDKRFVWVDSYARWRIHDPLLFFQRVRDERGAKTRLDDILDGLTRNAIANHNLVEIIRSTNRKLEASEELEEIQDSEINLRIELGREKITRMIIEAAAPRLTVLGIELLDIRFKRINYVEEVQKKIYERMISERKRIADKFRSEGQGEAAKILGDKERDLKKIQSDAYRLAQEIKGKADAEATTIYAQAYNQSAESRAFYQFLKTMDTYKTTLSEKDWLVLSTKGDFFKFLQNPSGH